The window aGTTGTGTGTAGACATACACAATGACTAGAACTCAAACTATACATTGTGATTatggatatttttgtattgtttcttGTGTTTAATTTGTGATAATGTACATAGAAACTCTTAAAAGttggaaaatagttatttaaaaagtgCCATTCCTCCCCTCACTCACAGTCTAGTAGGAGAAACATGCATATAaacaacaaaactaaaatatagtaatatgtgtgtgtgaagcttCATGTTTTTGTTAGTATCAGCTGGAGCACTGAATCTTGTCCAGTAGCAGCTAAACAGCTCTGAATCTTAACTAGTCAGGGGTTCAGGGCAACTGCCCTAATCCAGCACTCCCAAGGGATTGCTGTAATTGGCTACAACAATTGAGGGTAAACATTGGATCAGTTTATCCTAATCCCCTATGCATGTTGCTAGGACCTGCAGAGCCTTTTTGAAATGTGAtgttccatccccaccccagcttcaTGAATGTTACAACTACAGAAAAGAATCATGGTAACAGTTTACAAAATAATGGTATGCTTGCCAAACAGTTCTTTCTCTTGCTTGGCATCATAGTTTGAAGATGATCCAACCTGGATTTTGAAAACAGTTATTAATGAGCATTTAAATACCATATGTTTGGCCTGTGCATGAATTCCTGTAAAGAAAGCCAAATACAATGTCTGTGTAAGTGCAGTAGTGAGTAATTGCTACTTCAACTTGAATCTTACTAAGAAATTATGCCTCTTTCAAGGGGTAATCTATGTGTTGGTGTTTCAGTGAAacaatttttcctaaaatttacaAAATTCAATAAAGTAGGAAACCAGTATAATTAGTAAGAGGTCACAAAATCTTCATGtcacaaaagaaatatgaaaattcaattttaggcaaaatttaaatgaatgtaaaatactAATATATCAACACTTTCAAAGAAATTtccataaaaatgggaaaatgaattatatatttaatcaAAACATCTTTAATTTAAAGACATCAATTTTTATCTGATTTAAACACATGATTTTATTCCCTTCTTGTTCTAGTAAAATTTTGAATTGTTAAAACAATTTTCAAcatctaaaatattaaattgtacTTTAATTATCATGTGCATAAGTATGTGATCTTAAAATCAAAATTCTGTCATCTTTAAcaataacaaatatataatttgataaaAGAGTTTAATGATACAATTTGTACTATAGTTTCAaggttttctatttcatttcaaattttgtaacttttttaggtactttgaaaaataaatccagtATACATGTGTACATTTCAAAAGTAGAAATATCCTATAACTATTCTCTGTACATCTGCTCACTATTCTCTGTACATCTGCTCACTATAATGTATGTTTACATATTAATGTGCAGTACAAATTTGTAAACATGAATATATGAAACTTTGAAAGGAAATGATACTAGCTGTTTTCCTCGCAATATTGTATTGAAACAGCATTTCAAAAATTGGCCAGCACCACATTGGTAAATAGTTTTAATACTGGATATGTTTCAAATGTTCTATGTAtctatttgttctgttttatattGTCATCCAAACCATGTTTATTTGCACAGTTTTAATACAAATTATCATTTAATTGCAGTCCAAACTTAAGaagattaaatatatatgaaGGCACTTACATCAAAGCAACAACCACCAATGCCTAAGCTAtgcatttggtttattttaaactGCTGCAATAAACATGTTAAATTCCAGTGAAATGAAGTGGTAAACTATTGCTGTATGCCAggatattattgttattttgtataAATGAAGATTTTTCAGCACAAAAGCAATGTATGTCTAAATTGGAGTAAAAACATTGTACTTCCACCCTGTCAATTCAATTCACAAAATACAGTACACGCAATTAGACATTTCTAGCTATATTTAAATCTGAATTGCCACATAAGTATATATAATTGATAGTATAAGTATGCAATGATTAGATGTTCTTTGTAGCATCTCTttttgagaagaggaaggagaaaaagcaacatggtataaattattttaaaacaaaagtagacGAAAACCCTACTGGTTGTATAAATTACAGTGTAACATCTGgaatttatcaaattgtatatTCAAATAAGTAAAAGATTTGTTCCTGACATTTAGTAAGGAGATGTCAACTGTTTATTACCCTACTATATACATGGACATGCAGCACTATTGTCTCAAAGTAGCTAATTTTGTCATCAgcatatttgtagatttttgtataatatatttcaaatatttgtacaaaacatttatttcaatcATTTTCTGGCTTAGCATTGCAGCAATAACAGTTAAAAGATACATGTTATCAGCTTATGTGCACCATGATTTTTCCCAAGGTGCATACTATAAATGATTAggagaataaaaagggaaatattcCATAATGTCCAATAAAGATGCTTGTCTTTATTCATTGTTGGCACTTTTTCAATTCGTCAGCACATAGGACTCTGATCATTCAAAGACTGATTCACTGACTCATCACTTGCTTAAGTCTTATTGTTGATTTCTTCTCACGCCATAGACACACTTTAACCTCACAAAAGTAGAATGAAGTCATATGGACTAGGAATGGATCCATGCCTAACAGCAGTGAAATACCATGATTATTTATCTTTGTAGCTTGAAGAAAATATAACTTCATTTTTGTAGTACAGTGAATAGGAGCAATGATATGTTTGAAGACTCTGACATTATGTGACCTAAATTatgcattaattttaaaatgcaatgttCAGAGGCCTTAGTCCTTctgtttactgaaaaaaataacagttttgaTGTTCTAAGTTATGTTACCTAAAGTTATCTTTTggtaattaaaatgtaataaatagaGAGGATTTATTCTGTGTTTTGCCAACAGACTCAAACTTCAATTCAAGTCCTTGATTTAATCTTGACTTACTGTTCCACAAAGTAGAATCTTCCTGACAAGAGAATCTGACTAGAGGTTTCAGCTTGACTGGGAGTTGTGCAAAGATAAAGCAACATTCAATTATTTCCTGACTCAATGTACAGGTTTTACAGAGTTgatgaaaagtttattttctttaggtTTATTTGGGGTAATGCATATAACCAGGTCAGGTTAAGAATCAGATTTTATATATCTAGATAGTTAAATtaagatgttttccttttaaagggagaaagggaTATATAGTAGGTATGGTTAAACAAAGTGGAATTGGCAGTTTTGATTATTAGACTTGGGGATCTACGAAGTATCATTTGGCCACTTTTATTTGCTAACTATTTCTTACTTTGTCTAACTAgagtggttttgatttttgtagGCTTTTAAAGCAATCCTAATATTTAGTTGATGCAGTTGAAATTAATGTAATTccacagtattttgttttttaatccataacCACAGCCTCAATTTACCAAGTTACTCAAGTTTTGCACCATCCTATTTGGGAGTAAGTATTTATTCAACACAAGACAGTAAGGGCATTAAGTATTAATTGTGCATGAATTAGAGGTGTTAGCAATTTTCTGCAGATGAGTAACTTGCTCAGGAGATAGGGGCCTGCTTACTGAACTTCTTGAGGTCTCTTCCAAGTCTAATGTTCTATAAAGGCTTTCCCTTGGTAACTTCTTCAATTAAAAGTATGAAATGACAATTTGTGAACACTATATAAAAGCAGCTTAAATAGATGTCTAGATTCTAGCTTTTAAACTTTGCCCCTTTATATTAATTGCCTTTATCAATATTGTTctgtattataaattttatatgggttatatatagaaaaattatcaaaatatatagAGTACAGGGTATATGTACATGAGCAGCTACAAAATGAATGCCTTCTCTTAAATAATCATTGAAAAATAATCCAGAgattttctggatttttcagTTAAATACTTTCTGCTGTTAGTTACCAAATATCTGCCATTTAAACCATCAGAATAAGTTTCATTATAATCTGAAATGGgagtttctgcttttaaaattataattaattttatcagTGAAAGTTAGCCTACAGCTTTCCTGTTTTTGGAATAGACAGAAATAAAGTGTACTTGCTAGTTTAATCCCTGATTTGATAATTTTGGGTAGTACAGATTTTCTGCCTCAAAGACTTTTATAAAGGGTACCTAATTAGTTTGGGCCACAAATAATATTTCCTCTTGACTAGAATACTCAATTTGAATGTAACTATGTGCTGTTCTACCCTACACCCAGAAGTGAAGGGGCTTATCATTTTAACACATATATAAGAAAGTATATTTATAAGGtacatttaagaggaaaaaacattttgaacaaaATAAGTAATAGTGGCATGCTGTTCTTAACATGtgttggaaaattttttaaaaagctatttatcAGTATGGTTGGTTTGTCAAAAGTCAAGTCATGGCATTGCGATATGAAAGGCCTTGGCTTAATAAATTATAGAGCGAGtagtatcaaaattaaaatccattcatCTTAAGGATACAGAGGTTATATATAGGTTATACTTAATAagccttttcaaaaaatttagaaCCAAGTGAAAGGAAACGTTTCAACTTCATAAACTAAAATAAAGTCTCATTTATGCTGGTTTTGTGTGATTTACTGTGATTAATGCACCGGAATGGAATTAAATTGTACCATTATAATGATGTTTTCATATTAATGGATTCAAATATATTCTCTCCCTTCAAATCATAACTTCTTAGTCTTTTTGGAGAACTAAGAACGATTTGTTTTTGTCAACTGTGTATAAAATATCAGGTTTGTTAAAAGAATAAGTAAACAAGCTTCACCTCAGAATTATccaaaaagtaaaaggaaataaaagatcaaatttatttagaatattttggttttcatttaggACTAAAAGGTCCTTAGGCTGCAATTATTAATATTAGAAAGTTTATGCCCTTATTTGTACCTTAAAATTGAGATTAGTAGTTCCTTCAACAGCAGATATAAAAAGCAAGTGTACAATGAAATTTTCTTCTACAATTACTAAATAATTACAATGAAGCCAATATTCACAAATAAAACTGCAATTATTTCACTACTTTCATGTGAATTAAATCCATATTCTTTTGGTCATTGTCTATATGTAAGAGGCAATTGACATGGTAAACAAGCTTCACTATAATTAAAGACTTCATCACCTGAAGTCATTTTTCACTGGTAGTTTACCTCAtcaaacaatatttattgaatatcttatTTTGAGATCTAAGGCTACTATAATCAGAGATTGTTATAGACCTATAACAACTTCTCATGAACATTTCATATGGCACTTTAAATGCATAACAAAGAAATACCCTCTGATAATGTAGCTTTTTAAGCCCATTAGCTCTTGACCAATTTTTGgctacaaataaagaaaatatgtgcTCACAGATAACTGTTTTAGGAATGTGACTATTCCATTAAAGGCAATGGTTAATTTTTGGATACCAAGGAACATGATTACATTTGCCTTCTCTAAAAGAAATGTGACTGTTGTCATTCACTTTGAGACGGTTGGCAGCATTTACCAATCTAGATGGCATGGAAAAGTTGTACCTATAAAAACCATAGGAAGGATGGAAAGAGCAACCAATTGCTTCCTGGGAAATGGGGTTTGGTGATAAAATGTTTCCAGGTGCCTGTAATCCATACAACATTTGACTGGCAGAATTAGGAGCTTGTTGACATTGTCCATTGAAGTCTTCAGATGAACCATTTTTTGAATTGGTGACCCCCAAGGAAGATAATATGGGAACTTCCATCATGAGTGGGGCTAAAGACTGAGAACTGTTGCTGCTTGCTAGCCTTTCAGGAGCAGGCAAGATAAGAGGCTGTTGTCGCCAAAAATTAGTTGGGCAAATCTTGTAGCAAAGGGGCAGGTTGATATTGTGTAGGTACACTTCTGAACAGGGCATTCCAAGGGAGCCTGTAGGTATGTGAAAAGTAGGAGGGGAGCAAGGTGGAGAAAGCAAAGAGTTCAAAGGAGAGGGAGCCCCTCCACTAGAGGTCACTGGAGATGAGCCACTGCTTCCACCTGCGAATGACAATTAAGTCAATGAACAATGAACTTGATGTGCCTACTGAATCAGTAATCATGTTCAAAACTATCCTGCTTCATTCTTAGACTGGCTTTCTTTGCAAATTCACCATTCCTTTAACTCCTTTGGAAAAGAACATTCCTCTGACCAAAGTTGAATATAGTATCTCTACTACTCCCACTATtaattttagcattatttttatgtatcatgTATTGAGTATTCACTGTGCTCTAGAACTATATTAGGCACCTTAATACTATTTATTCAGTGAATTACAAAAGAAGCCCAATTAAATATGATCCAGAGAAATCATATCTTACAAATAAAAGCTaagttttttaactttaaaacattacTGAAATAAGCACTTGACTAAATTAAACAAATTGGTTGTTTGAAACTCTATAGAAAGCTTCAGTCTGATTAAAAAACCAGTGCGTATGAAAGTAACCTTTACAAAttgaaataacatatttaaatacattagtttttttttcttacatgaatATTGCAGATGAAAAAAGTTCCATGGTTCACTATATCAAGAGTTAAAAACActtttgcagtttaaaaaatatgaagatgaaaGTGCTCATATCGACACTGTCAAGTGATCTTTTATGGTTGCCTAGCATCTACTAAAACTAGAGATAATTATAAGGTCCAGGAAAATCTAGAATCtacatcttatttttataaatgtttgaatttttttaaattggttattGACAAAACCTAAtcaagtttttgtgttttttttaagtgctgctgtttttcttaaccatttttgCATATAGACATAGTCTAATCCTTTATCAATAGGGTGGCAAATatcttttataattaaacatcaaaagttatttttttaaaaaaacttgtacCTCTTTTCTTTGCAATTTGAGAGCATTCTGGACAtcttaaataattaagaaaactgtGTACTTTAAATTATCAATCAATGATCATCTTTAGCTTTTTTATTAGTGCACTTTATGTTGATTTAGATATCTTAAAAGCATGCTGCCTAGATACTATTCAAGTAATACTGTCAGGTAAGTGCTCATATTTTTCTACGCCACTCTCTAAGCCAAATTAATACAGTCAATCCAATGAAATATTTCACCAAATGATCAAAATTGGTCTCTTTAcatttcaattattattataGGATCATGTAAAATTCAACCTAACTATAATGTTGATGATTTTCTCCATATCTGTAACTTTGAATTAATGTTCAAAGACAAACAACTTTAACGGAGTAAAGACAAAAAGGGTAAAATAATTCCATAttgcttacaaaaaaaaaagactcttttatttattgttaaatatCAGAGTAAATAAAGGTATGCATTCTTCCACCAGAAAGCCCGCATTGtcaaatttttatgtaattatgtaATGCACTACCTAAGACCAAATACCTTGCAAACGTTTTAAATGCTTATGGCAATTAAGCTAATTGTGATGGCTTCATATTGTTTTCGACATTTATTTTGCCTACtcacaacaaaaggaaaattagagccaaataatgataaaatttaagGGAAGTCATTTTTATCATGTGCTGAAAGTTTctcattaaaacttaaaatgtttacttcaatatctaacatttacaaataagaCCACTAGTGAACTACAGGCAGATCTTAAAGAATATGAGATGAGAAGAGATGCTGGAGAATCCAGGTGATTTCTGGAGCTCTCAGGATGTTTGATAAGTCAAGAAAACAGAAGTCAATAAATCCACCATTACTATGTTTGTGCTCTTTTTCCTTCATGCCAGTTaccctcccttttttcttcttacctCCTCATCAGGATAAGTATACACCCACATGCTTGTATACACACATTTTCTGGCATGTACTTATCCTCTTATGTAGCATTTGTACAGAGGTTTTGCCTGTTGttatttcattaacatttaaaaataaaaatagtaaaatttttcTTACTTCGTGTGTCTGcaccaaaagttttaaaatccaaACTGAGAGAAGGCCTCCATGGGTAGGTCTCTAAAAGCCCATCCAATACACCCCTGAAAAAGAGATTCAACCTTCAGCAAGTCAAGAATGCAATTcctgaaaataatcatttgtgtaaatttttgaattattttgttatAGTTTTTAGGGATGAATAtctgagatatttttcttttataactaaACTTCTAAATAAAATTCCCAGTGATTATTCCCTGAATAAGAACCCCATGAATCTAGAAtaagcaatatattaaaaatgggtTGGGAAGGGAGTGGGAGTAGGTAAGATTTTGGAGACAAAATATCTAGGTTCTTTTCTTACCACCTATTAGTTACAAAATTGAAGGCCTCTGAGTCTCTGAGCCACCATTTCCTTACCTGTAATACTTGTGAAAAGGGCTATATAAATATTAGATGTGACTGTAATATTGCTTACCTGTTTCTTCCAGGATCTCTAAATCCTTTTGCAAAAGGATTCCTGTCTATTTTCAGTTTGGTAATCTAtggatttaaaagagaaagaaagataaagtcaATGCCCTCAGCAGTAACACTATCACTGTTGCTTTTAATGGTTACAACAACCACAAAACTTCTCAATGTGTAACATGgcatgttaaataaatataagcaTATTGCCAAGTCAAATTTGGAATGcttatctcctttctctcttgtaACTCTTTGTTCTGCTCTCCCTTCTAACACAAGATCCACACAATTCATAATCAAATTTGCCTTGGTGATCATGCAATAAGactatgaatttcttttcaatcatGGAAAATTCGATTTATATAGTGCAGCTTCACACTATCCCAAGTTTCTCTGGAGCCATCCCTGCTTGCCTGGGACCTAATTGGTTTTACCTGCTGGTTTTGGTAAGCTGTCACCGTGGTGAACTCAGTTTCTTTAAAGGAGAATGTTTTAACCCCTTCAGCAGGCAGGGACTGAATCCGGGACATGTCAACCCTGCTGTCCTGCTTCATCACGTGAACACGGGGCTTGTACTTGTGCATGGACTGCAGAATGATCTGGAGGAGAAATCATCAAATGCTGCCTAGAAATTGACTTCCCCTCCCCGACACTGTCCCCCTCTCATCAGCACTCCCAACCTTCCCACACAAAAGTGAAGCTAAACCAGAAAGCCTAGGCTAGCCACACACAAGGACTTTGCCATTTGGCCCTGCACAGAGGTCCTTGAGGCTAAGGCATTTCAGGAGCCAGGCATCACAGCAGCATGAGGCAGCAGTAATTCCATTTCCAGATGATACCTTTTCCTGCTTCTAAATGTGGGTGACCATGTGATGTCCCTAAATGTCATTAGTATCTGACTACCTGTCATAAATTCCCTGGGCTTATGTAATTGATGGGCAATCATTTGACATCCCCCATCTCCTAATCCCAGGagcatctattttctttttgtggctggcacagggccaggccaggcagagCAGAGGTGAGGTGCACCTGGGAAGAAGGTTCAAGATCTAGGTGACCTTAAAAGGCCTTCTATGGCGGCAGGTTGTTGGGGAGATTTCCACCACGCCATGCCTCACAGAAGATGCCTGTCAGAGGAAGCCAACCAGAGCTCACAATGCTTGCCAGGGAGGCTGAAGTTCCAGAGAGCTCAGGGAAGCATTCCCTTCCACTCTCCCAGACCAGGCATTCTGGTTTGAACAAGCCTCATTTGATCCTCAAACTCCCTTCACTCACcatccccaacccccagcacTCTCAGATGCCAAACAAAATTCACAAGAGCTACTTTAGCCACAGGCCTAGAACTTGGACAGTTCTTAAGATCACAACTAGAGCATCAGGGAGACACCTCCTTGGCCTCTCCAGGTCGACTCTCACGCTGACGCTTTGGTattcccctcttctcctctgggCAGAGGATTGAGAACACTTACATGGCCTTTGTCGTCCATCTCATTGTTGGTGAGTTTGACTCGATCGAAGCTGATGATCTGTCGCATCCAGGTCTCTCCAGAGCAGGGAGAGTCCGGGTGAACATAGAACCTGGGAGTGATGCATGAGTGATCTGTATTCCCAGCTACCATCCACTGCGAGCTGTGATACACGTACCTGAAAATGCGCAAAGTGTGGCTTTAGGTGCAGCGGGCCAAAGCCAGGAGTGTGGGCTGCTGGCATCTCATTCTTAAGGCCTCGGCCCAGGTTTGCCCACTAATCTCAAAGGTAAGTAGTAAAGATCCAACTTGATTTTCAAAGAGTGTTCAGGGACAAAAAGCAAACTGTAAATAAGCATATGTCACTAAAATGCAGTGAAGTGCCAGGGCAAGTATAACGTCCATGAAATTTCAGAGTCTGGTTTGTATTTTCTCACAGAAACTGCAACAGAAATTGATCTAACTCATTTTACCGTGCAGAGACACCTGGAAAATCCTGGTGTCTTGTGTCTTGGGCCACAAGAGTCATGGAAGGAGCTGAGATATGAGAAGAATGTCTGTGCAGCCTACAGCTACCAGGCCTCGTGGAAGCCCTTTGGCCAACAACACTTCACATCAGAATATCCCCAAGGAACTCTCCCCTTGGAGCCTCTGGGCTGATTTCCGCATTGTCTCCAATCTCAGCTTCTCAGTTGTGCGCTGAATTCCCCAGCCAGATCAAACATGAGAAGCAAACAGCTTGTGCTATTTCCAGGCTGTGGCCCCAGAAGGTCCTTGAGCCCAGCCTTCTTTTTGCCCTGCAAACCCAGCACTGGGGGCTAGGCAGGCTGTATCCCAGAAAGGCTAGACACCCACTTCAGTCAAAAGTTCACAGCCAGAGTGCCGGCAGCTACCGCCCAACCCCCATAACCCTTGAGCTAAAGCACTGCCGCCCAATCCCCATAACCCCAGAGTTAAAGCACTGGCAGACCGGCAGAACTTCTGGGTTGCGAGCACAGAAAGCCTCTTGACTTTAAATCATTTCGGTCACTTACAGCCTACTCTAAGTAGAGAGCTCTCATCAAGAGAAAGGTTATTTGATTTTCTGGGACCTGGCCTCTGCTTCAGCAGAGGCTAAGGAAGGAAGGGCAAATGAACCTATGTGCAATAACTTTTAGACTAGCTTTGGATGACAAATCAGGGCATCACTCAAGGACCCTGCTGCCAAAGTAGGACAGCCCAGAGCCCGGTAGGGACCCAGAAGCCTAGGAATTTCTTCCCAAATTCCTTCAAACAGCTTTCCTCCCAGGTGCCTGAGTCCACATCCTCTGCAGTTTGCAGAGCGAAGGCCAGAACAGTGGGTCAGCAAGAGGCCTGGGGTACACTGAAGCACCAATTGGAACCTGTGTTTCAGGAGTGAGAGGAAAGAGGAACAAGTCTGCTTTTCTCTCAGTCTGAGCTCTAGTTTGAGAGAGAAAATTCAACTCTCAAAGCACATGGGAGAGAAATACCCCCTCCCATGatagaattttcaaaatagtGCTTTCAGGTTCCCTAGATCTGAATCCCCATTCCCAGCCTTGGCTTAGTACCCTCATTTGAGTCTGGTTACCTATAGCGTTTGGAATCCACAGGCACCACATCAATGGCCACATAGTACTGTTTCCCTGGGTCCAGCCCTTTCACCTTGACCCGAACAGAGGGGAACATCCTCctgtgagagagaaaataaagactgaCCCGAGTACTATTAGAGACACATGGAGTGGGGCAGGGTTGGGGacaaatgaaaagtgaaggaattCACAACACGTTTTCCACTCTAGGACAGGTTAAGGAAATATTTGCTACATGAAGAAAGATTGTTGGTTATATGCTGGATTGAACAAGGTCAGGATTTCTGAGTGGATCAGAGTATCCTTACCACAAGGCTTTGCCCATCCCACTTTCTACCACCACCATAATAAAAAGCTATAGAAGAAAAAGTAGGAGAGTAAGAGTTTTGCCCCTCCCTTGAGTTTTCAGTGATACTTTCTGTGAGGCAGATTTGGGAAAGACTGAAATTAGgaagattcacacacacacacacacacacacacacacacacacacacacacacataaaattaccCAGCTGTGGTGAAGAAGCTGCCCCACAGCAAAAGCTAGAAGAGGAAAAGGCACACCTCAAACTGACTTGGGCTAAAGACAGTGGGCTGGGAATCTGCTAGATGGGATATTTTCCACTGATAACTGTGAGGCTTTAACATGGCCTGGCCATGGCTTAGGATGTAGGGGTAGCATCTGGCACCTGCCTTGGCAGGTATAATTTTTATACCACACAGGCAAGAGCTAGAAGAATGTGTTCTTGGAATCAGGGTATATAAGAAAGAAAGACTGAGACACTAACATGGGCCAGGCAAGGCCTAGTCTGCTCGACTGAGGGGCAGTGGCTTTCTAATACCTGTCTGGGATAGGAACATGGGGAGAGGGGTACCAGAGCATAAAACTGGAGGCAACCCTCTTATGACAGCAAAACATTGAGTGCCTATTGTGTAGGGCCCTTGGACAACTTGGGCAAAGCCGAACCTGCCCGCCTTGGTAATGATCATCTCAGTCCCAATGTCATGGAATCTCTTCCACAGCTCGGATCCTTGAAGCTCCACTTGGATAGCATCTTTCTCTTCCAGACTTACGCCGCTGTTGCGGTCGCCGCTGCCGCCTCCACAGCCTGAGAAAGTAGTTGCTAAGGGTTCTGTCTTGGGTCGCTTTTCTGCTGGACACAGAGACGCTGAGAGTTTGAGAGAGCGTCACAGTTCATGAGCCCCCTTTTCGCTGACGCCTGTCTCAAAACATACCGGCCTAGTCTCTTCCCCGGGAATCTTGGCTGCGGTCTCCAAATTTCCCACAACACCCACTGTGGACCCCCGATGGAGAGAAAGCGGGCCCAGGTCTGCGCCCTGTTTGACCATCCTCATTCTCTAGGAGACTTTTGGTCCCCAACGCTGAATCCCCTTAGGAACTGGGTGCATGCCCTGCTTCCTACCTCGAGAAACAGTCCGGTTCCCAGGGCTTCAGAAGTCTGGAGAGTCTCACTTTACAAACCTGTGCGGACCCTCTCCTTCACCGCAAAGGAACCGTATAACACTAAGGGGCTGAACTTTGAGACTATGAAACTTCCCCTACAGCCAGATGGCTGAGATATTCCCGCGGCGCCAAGCGCAGCCCTCTGCTGACATCCTATGGTGAGGCTAGCCGCCCTCCAGCAGCGTCGCGGGGCCAGTCTGAGACTTTCTGATCCAGCAAGCCCGGGGTAGCCGCTCAGGGATTTGGAGCCGCAGTAGAGGTACTTACCTTGTTCGCTCTTCTTCACTGTGGCGctgctccttctctcttcttcctcctcctctccaccctctttCTCCAGCAGCTCATGCTGTGCCTCCTCTCTTGggtctttcagttttcttttgctgGGTCTTCCCACCAAGGCTTCCACCGAAAAGGCGTGCGCCCGAGAGCTCAGAGCCATccctggagagggagaggaataTGTGCTCTGCAGAGTTTCAACCTGAGCTGGGttagggagagagggtgggagggtgcaGATGACAGGcaatggaaggaaaacagaaaaatccccaaatcagaAAGACAATTTCTAAACTCTGTATTCAAAGGAAGAAATTGTGCGtatgattttttatatatacgtatagcttttctttaaatagaatgaAAGGAGAAGAAGATTAAACTGGAGCCAAAGT is drawn from Camelus ferus isolate YT-003-E chromosome X, BCGSAC_Cfer_1.0, whole genome shotgun sequence and contains these coding sequences:
- the TBX22 gene encoding T-box transcription factor TBX22, which encodes MALSSRAHAFSVEALVGRPSKRKLKDPREEAQHELLEKEGGEEEEEERRSSATVKKSEQAEKRPKTEPLATTFSGCGGGSGDRNSGVSLEEKDAIQVELQGSELWKRFHDIGTEMIITKAGRRMFPSVRVKVKGLDPGKQYYVAIDVVPVDSKRYRYVYHSSQWMVAGNTDHSCITPRFYVHPDSPCSGETWMRQIISFDRVKLTNNEMDDKGHIILQSMHKYKPRVHVMKQDSRVDMSRIQSLPAEGVKTFSFKETEFTTVTAYQNQQITKLKIDRNPFAKGFRDPGRNRGVLDGLLETYPWRPSLSLDFKTFGADTRSGSSGSSPVTSSGGAPSPLNSLLSPPCSPPTFHIPTGSLGMPCSEVYLHNINLPLCYKICPTNFWRQQPLILPAPERLASSNSSQSLAPLMMEVPILSSLGVTNSKNGSSEDFNGQCQQAPNSASQMLYGLQAPGNILSPNPISQEAIGCSFHPSYGFYRYNFSMPSRLVNAANRLKVNDNSHISFREGKCNHVPWYPKINHCL